A stretch of the Alphaproteobacteria bacterium genome encodes the following:
- a CDS encoding GNAT family N-acetyltransferase, which translates to MAAAAEPLALGCAAPRIALPLVRRLDWLAARAWPPLYIERQRGWLLRRNDGEFHRANSVLARHGWAGFAPDSAIADVEAHYTAAGLPPTWQISPASQPAGLDDRLAVRGYRLDDPVHILTRPLAGLDSVLPACGRTLRITTAGRASRAWLDTCWPADEHPGRRDNGARLLQRIRPATVFILASCDNIPAASGLVVAERGWAGVFCMRTAPRFRRRGAARAILRAAAEAAAALGGRQIYLQVEAANQPAIALYTTAGFAPAYGYHYRVADG; encoded by the coding sequence ATGGCGGCGGCGGCTGAACCACTGGCCCTGGGCTGCGCAGCGCCCCGCATCGCCCTGCCACTGGTCCGCCGGCTTGACTGGCTGGCCGCCCGCGCCTGGCCGCCTCTGTATATTGAGCGCCAGCGCGGCTGGCTTCTGAGGCGCAATGACGGAGAGTTTCATCGTGCCAACTCCGTTCTCGCCCGGCACGGTTGGGCCGGCTTCGCTCCGGACAGCGCCATCGCCGACGTCGAAGCGCACTATACGGCGGCCGGCCTGCCGCCGACCTGGCAGATTTCACCAGCCAGCCAGCCAGCCGGTCTAGATGACCGCCTGGCCGTGCGCGGCTATCGGCTGGACGACCCGGTCCATATCCTGACCCGTCCGCTGGCCGGCCTCGACAGTGTTCTGCCGGCATGTGGGCGCACCCTGCGCATCACCACGGCCGGTCGGGCGAGCCGCGCCTGGCTCGACACCTGCTGGCCGGCAGATGAGCATCCTGGTCGTCGCGACAACGGCGCCCGCTTGCTGCAACGCATCCGCCCGGCCACGGTCTTTATCCTGGCATCGTGTGACAACATACCGGCCGCCAGCGGACTGGTGGTGGCGGAGCGGGGCTGGGCCGGGGTCTTCTGTATGCGCACCGCCCCGCGGTTCCGCCGGCGCGGTGCGGCACGCGCCATCCTTCGCGCCGCCGCCGAGGCCGCCGCCGCACTCGGTGGGCGGCAAATCTATTTGCAGGTGGAGGCGGCCAACCAACCCGCTATCGCCCTCTACACCACCGCAGGATTTGCACCGGCCTATGGCTATCACTACCGGGTGGCGGACGGCTGA
- a CDS encoding LLM class flavin-dependent oxidoreductase, giving the protein MTSSDRSANPMFGPNPFKLGIFSANADGGLAITRVPERWAARWDDVVTVARLADRAGIEFFLPIARWKGFGGETNARSLSYETLTWAAALAGLTERMCLFATVHAPLVHPVFAAKALATIDQASHGRAGLNIVCGWNAEEFAMFGSAMVDHDGRYDQGLEWYEILSRIVRGDGPFDYAGHYYTLTGVEGRPATVQQPRPVTMSAAFSPAGRRFAAGTSDFLFTVFGEIEAGQQQIAAIRQLGADAGRDLSVFTTSHVVCRESDREAEEYYHHYAEDMADHGAVDHHMAMRQSGSQQDPEVFRRHRKRFAGGVGTFPLIGAPETIVRQMMAMHEAGFAGTTLSFVNFLDELPFFLDRVLPLMEQAGLRHPDNGGGG; this is encoded by the coding sequence GTGACCTCATCCGACCGATCGGCCAATCCCATGTTTGGCCCCAACCCGTTCAAGCTTGGCATTTTCTCTGCCAATGCTGACGGCGGCCTGGCCATCACCCGCGTGCCGGAGCGCTGGGCCGCCCGCTGGGACGATGTGGTGACGGTGGCGCGGCTGGCCGACCGGGCGGGCATCGAGTTTTTCCTGCCGATCGCCCGCTGGAAGGGCTTCGGCGGTGAGACCAATGCCCGCAGCCTGTCCTACGAAACCCTGACCTGGGCTGCCGCTTTGGCCGGGCTGACAGAGCGTATGTGTCTGTTTGCAACCGTTCACGCCCCGCTGGTCCACCCGGTGTTTGCGGCCAAGGCCCTGGCCACCATTGATCAGGCAAGTCACGGGCGGGCCGGCCTTAATATTGTCTGCGGCTGGAACGCCGAAGAATTCGCCATGTTCGGCAGCGCCATGGTGGACCATGACGGCCGCTATGATCAGGGTCTGGAGTGGTACGAGATCCTGTCACGAATTGTGCGTGGGGACGGACCGTTCGACTATGCCGGCCACTACTACACGCTGACCGGTGTCGAAGGTCGGCCGGCCACGGTGCAGCAACCGCGCCCGGTCACCATGTCGGCTGCCTTCTCTCCGGCCGGCCGGCGCTTTGCCGCCGGCACAAGCGATTTCCTGTTCACCGTCTTCGGCGAGATCGAAGCCGGCCAGCAGCAGATCGCCGCCATCCGCCAGCTCGGCGCCGATGCCGGCCGCGACCTGTCCGTGTTCACCACCAGCCATGTGGTGTGCCGCGAAAGCGATCGCGAGGCGGAGGAGTACTACCACCACTATGCGGAAGACATGGCCGACCATGGCGCGGTGGACCATCACATGGCCATGCGCCAATCCGGATCACAGCAGGACCCGGAAGTCTTCCGCCGTCATCGCAAACGCTTCGCCGGCGGCGTCGGCACCTTTCCTCTGATCGGTGCGCCGGAAACCATTGTCCGTCAGATGATGGCCATGCACGAAGCCGGCTTCGCCGGTACTACACTGTCCTTCGTCAATTTTCTGGACGAGTTGCCCTTCTTTCTCGACCGGGTTCTGCCGCTGATGGAGCAGGCCGGTCTGCGGCACCCGGATAATGGCGGCGGCGGCTGA
- a CDS encoding SDR family oxidoreductase, translating into MTTTIAARMRAGECIGSIWLQSGSTAIADMVAEARPDAIVFDVQHGLWPRQSLFDAIATVRDRTTPIVRVAENTDTAICEALDMGAEGVIVPMVNTPEEAARAVAAARFAPQGHRSVGGIRTTLAIKPYLARANRDLMIAVMIETPAAVDSAEAIARTPGLDMVFVGTGDLGVAYTGAPDPAPETDVAVARVLDACSRAGVPGGVFCAYASFAIERRRQGARFVSIGGDGALMMMGAKQAQSLFATGGNTLGARPVSGATLFVSGANRGIGREIVRAAVTAGATRIYAASRTSGALDDLAAEAPERVQPVVLDVTDHDAVTAMASRCRDVSILINNAGVNHNVSLLTAPDLAGARQEMEVNYFGTLAMCRAFAPVLRANGGGAIVNMESILSRMPLHIMGSLCASKAAGLSLTQSLRGELRPHNTLVVAIMPGAVDTRMTAGQDFPKEPPGRIAEALVDALQRGIEDVYPGDMAGGVAAGLALDPKAVERQMAEIRSA; encoded by the coding sequence GCGCGCATGCGGGCCGGCGAATGCATCGGCAGCATCTGGCTGCAGAGCGGCTCGACGGCCATTGCCGACATGGTTGCCGAAGCACGGCCCGATGCCATCGTCTTCGACGTTCAGCATGGCCTGTGGCCGCGCCAGAGCCTGTTTGACGCCATTGCCACCGTGCGCGACCGTACCACGCCAATTGTCCGCGTCGCGGAAAACACCGACACCGCAATCTGTGAAGCTCTGGACATGGGGGCCGAGGGCGTTATCGTTCCCATGGTCAACACGCCGGAAGAGGCGGCGCGCGCCGTCGCCGCCGCCCGCTTCGCACCGCAGGGCCATCGCTCGGTCGGCGGCATTCGCACCACCCTCGCCATCAAGCCCTATCTGGCGCGGGCCAATCGCGATCTGATGATTGCCGTCATGATCGAGACGCCCGCGGCCGTGGACAGCGCCGAAGCCATCGCCCGCACACCCGGCCTCGACATGGTGTTCGTTGGTACCGGCGATCTCGGCGTTGCCTATACCGGTGCGCCGGACCCGGCGCCCGAAACGGACGTGGCGGTGGCCCGCGTACTGGATGCCTGCAGCCGTGCCGGCGTCCCCGGCGGCGTCTTCTGCGCTTACGCCTCCTTTGCCATAGAGCGTCGCCGCCAGGGGGCTCGTTTCGTCTCCATCGGCGGCGACGGCGCCCTCATGATGATGGGCGCCAAACAGGCCCAGAGCCTGTTCGCCACCGGTGGCAACACGCTCGGGGCGCGGCCCGTCAGCGGCGCAACACTGTTCGTCAGCGGAGCCAATCGCGGCATTGGCCGTGAGATCGTCCGCGCCGCCGTAACGGCCGGGGCTACTCGGATTTATGCGGCCAGCCGCACATCTGGCGCGCTGGATGACCTGGCGGCAGAAGCACCGGAGCGAGTCCAGCCGGTGGTGCTCGACGTCACTGACCATGATGCGGTGACGGCCATGGCCAGCCGATGCCGCGATGTCTCCATTCTCATCAACAATGCCGGAGTCAATCACAACGTCTCGTTGCTGACCGCACCTGACCTGGCGGGTGCCCGCCAGGAGATGGAAGTCAATTATTTCGGCACCCTGGCCATGTGCCGCGCCTTTGCACCGGTGCTCCGGGCCAATGGCGGCGGCGCCATCGTCAATATGGAATCCATCCTCAGCCGCATGCCGCTGCACATCATGGGCTCGCTTTGCGCGTCAAAAGCGGCGGGCTTGTCGCTGACCCAGTCGCTGCGGGGCGAGCTCCGGCCACACAACACGCTGGTGGTGGCGATCATGCCGGGGGCGGTGGATACCCGCATGACCGCTGGTCAGGACTTTCCCAAAGAGCCGCCCGGACGGATTGCCGAGGCCCTGGTGGATGCCCTGCAGCGCGGCATAGAGGACGTCTACCCTGGCGATATGGCGGGCGGCGTCGCCGCGGGTCTGGCTCTCGACCCCAAGGCGGTAGAGCGGCAGATGGCGGAGATTCGGTCCGCCTGA